The following are encoded in a window of Podospora pseudoanserina strain CBS 124.78 chromosome 6, whole genome shotgun sequence genomic DNA:
- a CDS encoding hypothetical protein (COG:G; EggNog:ENOG503PCPN; CAZy:GH7): protein MMMKQYLQYLAAGSLMTGLVAGQGVGTQQTETHPRITWKRCTGKANCTTVQAEVVIDSNWRWIHTSGGTNCYDGNAWNTAACSTATDCASKCLMEGAGNYQQTYGASTSGDSLTLKFVTKHEYGTNVGSRFYLMNGASKYQMFTLMNNEFTFDVDLSTVECGLNSALYFVAMEEDGGMRSYPTNKAGAKYGTGYCDAQCARDLKFVGGKANIEGWRESSNDENAGVGPYGGCCAEIDVWESNAHAYAFTPHACENNNYHVCERDTCGGTYSEDRFAGGCDANGCDYNPYRMGNPDFYGKGKTVDTTKKFTVVTRFQDDNLEQFFVQNGQKILAPAPTFDGIPASPNLTPEFCSTQFDVFTDRNRFREVGDFPQLNAALRIPMVLVMSIWADHYANMLWLDSVYPPEKEGEPGAARGPCAQDSGVPSEVKANYPNAKVVWSNIRFGPIGSTVNV, encoded by the exons atgatgatgaagcagTATCTTCAGTACCTGGCCGCAGGTTCCCTCATGACCGGCCTCGTCGCCGGTCAGGGCGTCGGCACCCAGCAGACCGAGACTCACCCCCGAATCACCTGGAAGAGGTGCACGGGCAAGGCCAATTGCACGACCGTCCAGGCTGAGGTCGTCATCGACTCCAACTGGCGCTGGATCCACACCTCAGGCGGCACCAACTGCTACGATGGCAACGCCTGGAACACAGCTGCCTGCAGCACCGCCACCGATTGCGCGTCAAAGTGCTTGATGGAGGGTGCCGGCAACTACCAGCAGACCTACGGTGCTTCCACCAGCGGTGACTCCCTCACTCTCAAGTTCGTCACCAAGCACGAGTATGGCACCAACGTCGGCTCTCGTTTCTACCTCATGAACGGTGCCTCCAAGTACCAGATGTTCACCCTCATGAACAACGAGTTCACCTTTGACGTCGACCTCTCCACGGTCGAGTGCGGTCTCAACTCGGCCCTGTACTTCGTCgccatggaggaggatggtggcatGCGCAGCTATCCCACCAACAAGGCTGGTGCCAAGTACGGTACTGGT TACTGCGACGCCCAGTGCGCTCGTGATCTCAAGTTCGTCGGTGGCAAGGCCAACATTGAGGGCTGGCGCGAGTCGTCCAACGATGAGAACGCTGGTGTCGGTCCCTATGGCGGTTGCTGCGCCGAGATCGATGTCTG GGAGTCCAATGCCCACGCCTACGCCTTCACCCCCCACGCCTGCGAGAACAACAACTACCACGTTTGCGAGCGTGACACCTGCGGTGGTACCTACTCCGAGGACCGCTTCGCTGGTGGCTGCGACGCCAACGGCTGCGACTACAACCCCTACCGCATGGGCAACCCCGACTTCTacggcaagggcaagaccgtcgacaccaccaagaagTTCACCGTCGTCACCCGCTTCCAGGATGACAACCTTGAGCAATTCTTCGTCCAGAACGGCCAAAAGATCctcgctcccgctcccaccTTTGACGGCatcccagccagccccaacctcacccctgAGTTCTGCTCGACTCAGTTTGATGTCTTCACGGACCGCAACCGCTTCCGTGAGGTCGGTGACTTCCCCCAGCTCAACGCTGCCCTCCGCATCCCCATGGTCCTCGTCATGTCCATCTGGGCTGATCACTACGCCAACATGCTCTGGCTCGACTCCGTCTACCCCcctgagaaggagggcgagCCCGGTGCTGCCCGTGGCCCTTGCGCCCAAGACTCCGGTGTTCCCTCCGAGGTCAAGGCCAACTACCCCAACGC CAAGGTTGTCTGGTCCAACATCCGCTTCGGCCCCATCGGCTCCACCGTCAATGTGTAA